TGTTCAATACAGATGGCGATTATTGCCTTGTTGCAGAAAATGATGAATTCGAGAAAGGAATCGATCCAGATGACGAACGCATTGTCGGTTTTGTTCTCGGCACAGTCATGTCTAAACCTGGAACAGCTTGGAGTTATGGGTATATCGTTTGGCTCTGCGCACATCCAAATTGGCAAAGAGAAGGGGTTGCAAGCAAGTTAATCGACAAAGTTGTAGAAGCCTTCGTTGAAAATGAAGGGGTTCGTATCATTATGGCTGATACGGATCCGAGCAATGAAAGAGCAGTTAAATTCTTTAAGAAAAAAGGGTTTGATCAAGAAAGACAGCATGTTTTTCTCACATCAAATATTGAAAATAATCCACTCTATTCAAACCTTTTGCACAAATCACGCGCACAGGCATTAGAGGAACAATATTTAAAGAAAATAAGAAGACTTGCAGTAGGCTCTTCTGGTCTTGCTGCAGTGAAAAATCAAAAAAGAAAAAACGTCAATAGCAAGAAAAATGCACAAACTGCGAAACAAAAAAAATCAAAGAAAAAGAAAAAAAAGTAAATAAGATTCTTTGTTAATCGCTCTAAAGGACAGATTTATAATGTTTAATGAAATAGAAGCTCTTGATCTTTCAAACCTAAATCCTGCGCAAATATTAGCCTGTACACATAAAGATGGCCCCGCAGTTGTTTATGCAGGGGCGGGAAGCGGAAAAACTAAAGTCATTTGCTCAAGAATTGCTTGGCTTATTACCCACGAACATGTCCCTGCAAGCGCGATATTAGCAGTTACATTTACAAACAAAGCCGCCAAAGAAATGAAAGAAAGAGTCGAGCAATATATTGGCTCTAAACGTTCTAAATATGTCATTGTTTCTACATTTCATGCTTTCTGTGCAAGGTTTCTCCGTATTTATGCTGAGGAAGCAGGTTATAATTCTGCCTTTTCAATATATGATGACGATGATCAGAAGAGTTTATTAAAAGATATCTTAAAAAAATTAAATATCTCTGATAAAATTTTATCGGTAAATACAGTTAAATCTAAAATTGATAAAATAAAAAATCAAGGATTGACTCCAGAAGAGTATCTACATGAATTAAAGCACAATCCTGAAATAAGTTTTCAAGAACAGAGGCAACAATTTAGAAACTTTGGCGAACAATACGATCCGGAAATTATCCAAAAAATTTATAATTTATACCAAAGCACATTGAAAAAACAAAATGCAATGGATTTTAATGATCTCCTGCTGGTCATGTTTAAAACCCTAGAAAACAAACCTCATGTGCTCGAATCTTTGCAAAATAGATTCCGCTATTTTCTTATTGACGAATTTCAAGATACCAACCCAATTCAATTTAAACTCATCCATTTATTAAGCTCTAAAAGTCAAAATTTATTTATTGTTGGGGATGATGATCAAAGCATTTATTCATGGCGC
The sequence above is drawn from the Fluviispira vulneris genome and encodes:
- a CDS encoding GNAT family N-acetyltransferase; its protein translation is MSSKEKREKDKEREKEDLKEEKRFFDGKRSFSIRELEIQDLAEVYNLGETCFRADLWPMLYRGWDEYEVTTMFNTDGDYCLVAENDEFEKGIDPDDERIVGFVLGTVMSKPGTAWSYGYIVWLCAHPNWQREGVASKLIDKVVEAFVENEGVRIIMADTDPSNERAVKFFKKKGFDQERQHVFLTSNIENNPLYSNLLHKSRAQALEEQYLKKIRRLAVGSSGLAAVKNQKRKNVNSKKNAQTAKQKKSKKKKKK